The Flavobacteriales bacterium genome window below encodes:
- a CDS encoding pyridoxal phosphate-dependent aminotransferase codes for MPSLSLKGQRMPASPIRKLVPFADAAKANGTTVYHLNIGQPDIKTPEVVQDAIHVAPVEVIAYSHSEGNLTYREGLAKYYRNLGMEVNAHDIMVTTGGSEALSFIIGATMDQGDELIVPEPFYANYNGFSIANGVEVKAVTASIEDGFALPSIEEFEKLIGPKTKAILICNPGNPTGYLYSEGELEQLRALVIKHDLYLIADEVYREFCYDGKSHHSIMALGGLHNHAIMVDSVSKRYSMCGARIGCIVSRNSQLMATIMKFAQARLSPPSLGQIAAEAALRTPASYFEEVIEEYVARRNVLVEGLNKITGVRCPKPSGAFYCIAELPVDDADKFAEWLLSDFSYEGSTIMLAPATGFYSTPGKGRQEVRIAYVLNEDSLRKSLVILEKALEAYPGRES; via the coding sequence ATGCCATCACTATCACTTAAAGGGCAGCGCATGCCCGCCTCTCCTATACGGAAACTCGTTCCATTCGCAGATGCTGCCAAAGCCAACGGAACCACGGTATACCATTTGAATATCGGACAACCCGATATCAAAACTCCGGAAGTCGTTCAGGACGCCATTCATGTGGCTCCGGTTGAAGTGATCGCCTATTCGCATTCCGAAGGTAATCTCACCTACCGAGAGGGACTGGCTAAATACTACCGTAATTTGGGCATGGAGGTCAACGCTCATGACATCATGGTGACCACTGGCGGATCCGAGGCATTGAGCTTTATCATTGGTGCCACTATGGACCAAGGTGACGAACTTATCGTTCCAGAGCCATTTTACGCTAACTACAACGGTTTTTCCATTGCAAATGGTGTCGAGGTAAAAGCGGTAACCGCATCCATTGAAGACGGTTTTGCCCTTCCAAGCATCGAGGAATTCGAAAAGCTGATCGGGCCTAAGACCAAAGCTATTTTAATCTGTAACCCTGGCAATCCGACCGGATACTTGTACAGCGAAGGCGAATTGGAGCAACTTCGCGCATTGGTGATCAAACACGACTTGTACCTCATCGCCGATGAAGTGTATCGCGAATTCTGCTACGACGGAAAGTCGCATCACTCGATAATGGCCTTGGGCGGATTGCACAACCATGCTATTATGGTCGACAGCGTTTCGAAAAGATACAGTATGTGTGGCGCGCGAATCGGCTGCATTGTATCGCGAAACAGCCAGTTGATGGCCACTATCATGAAATTCGCACAGGCGCGTCTGAGCCCTCCAAGTCTTGGCCAAATTGCGGCCGAAGCTGCGTTGAGAACACCTGCTTCCTACTTTGAAGAGGTGATAGAAGAGTACGTAGCTAGGCGGAACGTATTGGTTGAAGGTTTGAATAAGATTACCGGGGTAAGATGCCCTAAACCATCAGGAGCATTTTACTGCATAGCAGAACTCCCGGTAGACGATGCCGATAAATTCGCAGAGTGGTTGCTTTCTGACTTTTCTTATGAAGGGTCGACCATCATGCTCGCTCCAGCGACAGGATTCTATTCAACGCCTGGAAAAGGCAGGCAAGAGGTGCGCATTGCCTACGTATTGAATGAGGACAGCTTGCGCAAATCGCTCGTCATTCTGGAAAAAGCGCTCGAAGCCTATCCGGGCCGAGAATCCTAA
- a CDS encoding DUF1573 domain-containing protein — translation MKKLIATMTVVFAAVAFTFGQTNTNPNAPQITFETEEHDYGTIEKGANGTYEFVFTNTGKEPLIITNCKGSCGCTVPSWPNEPIAPGASDMIKVKYDTKRIGAFNKSVTITSNAATPTKVIKIKGKVNPDSGSTSPVKQNGASPVAKP, via the coding sequence ATGAAAAAATTGATTGCTACTATGACAGTTGTTTTCGCAGCTGTTGCATTCACATTCGGTCAAACAAACACCAATCCGAACGCACCGCAAATCACCTTCGAAACGGAAGAGCACGATTACGGCACTATCGAGAAAGGGGCTAACGGAACGTACGAATTCGTATTCACCAATACCGGTAAAGAGCCGTTGATCATCACGAACTGTAAAGGATCTTGTGGTTGTACAGTTCCTTCTTGGCCAAATGAGCCAATCGCACCGGGAGCATCGGACATGATCAAAGTAAAATACGACACCAAGCGCATCGGCGCCTTCAACAAGTCTGTGACCATCACTTCCAATGCGGCCACGCCAACCAAAGTCATCAAGATCAAAGGAAAGGTGAACCCAGACAGCGGTAGCACCAGCCCAGTGAAGCAAAATGGAGCTTCACCGGTTGCAAAGCCTTGA